In Sceloporus undulatus isolate JIND9_A2432 ecotype Alabama unplaced genomic scaffold, SceUnd_v1.1 scaffold_24999, whole genome shotgun sequence, a genomic segment contains:
- the LOC121918693 gene encoding integral membrane protein GPR137-like, with the protein MFKMEKALGNLSVVVPASRLTPAFPPAVKVGLTALYTALYALLFLSVYAQLWLVLFYRHKKFSYQTVFLFLCLFWAALRTTLFSFYFRNTLKANHLSPFFFWLLYCCPVCLQFFTLTLMNLYFAQVNVKMAALTQVPCEQGCSFGLFGSGWEH; encoded by the coding sequence ATGTtcaagatggagaaggccctcggCAACCTCAGCGTGGTGGTGCCAGCGTCGCGCCTCACGCCAGCCTTCCCGCCGGCGGTCAAGGTCGGACTCACGGCGCTGTACACGGCCCTCTACGCCTTGCTCTTCCTCTCAGTCTACGCCCAGCTCTGGCTGGTCCTCTTCTACCGCCACAAGAAGTTCAGCTACCAGACagtcttccttttcctctgcctCTTCTGGGCCGCCCTGCGGACCACCCTCTTCTCCTTCTACTTCAGGAACACCCTCAAGGCCAACCACctgagccccttcttcttctggctTCTCTACTGCTGCCCCGTCTGCCTCCAGTTCTTCACCTTGACCCTCATGAACCTCTACTTTGCCCAGGTAAATGTTAAAATGGCTGCGCTCACCCAGGTTCCTTGTGAGCAAGGATGCTCCTTTGGACTCTTTGGCTCCGGCTGGGAGCACTGA